One window from the genome of Gadus macrocephalus chromosome 7, ASM3116895v1 encodes:
- the smfn gene encoding small fragment nuclease, with the protein MCALSYSRFLCRRWGLVFRSSGAVFFSLSKINILQTKRSVCFHEIRTAPGRSSRVDVPVLSNNMSSNTSDAMSQRMVWVDLEMTGLDIEKDKIIEMACIITDSELNVLAEGPNLIINQPTELLDGMSDWCKEHHGKSGLTQSVKDSKVSLQQAEYEFLSFIRQHTQPGQCPLAGNSVHADKKFLDKYMPQFMYHLHYRIIDVSTIKELCRRWFPEEYKLAPQKKASHRALGDIQESIRELQFYRAHVFRSPAEQKNLQVTQNGDGDKTAHN; encoded by the exons ATGTGCGCCTTGAGTTATTCGAGGTTCCTGTGCAGAAGGTGGGGTCTCGTTTTCCGGTCCAGTGGGGCAGTTTTCTTTTCACTTTCAAAAATTAACATTTTACAGACGAAAAGGTCCGTGTGTTTCCACGAGATCAGAACAGCACCAGGACGATCTTCACGTGTGGACGTCCCCGTTTTGAGCAACAACATGTCATCAAACACATCAGACGCGATGTCCCAGAGGATGGTCTGGGTGGATCTGGAG ATGACGGGGCTGGACATTGAGAAGGACAAGATCATCGAGATGGCGTGCATCATCACAGACTCTGAACTCAATGTGCTGGCAGAG GGACCAAATCTGATTATAAATCAACCAACTGAGCTCCTGGACGGAATGTCTGATTGGTGTAAAGAGCATCATGGCAAG TCGGGTCTGACTCAGTCAGTGAAGGACAGCAAGGTCAGCCTCCAGCAAGCGGAGTACGAGTTCCTCTCCTTCATCAGGCAACACACGCAGCCCGGCCAGTGTCCCCTCGCTG gtAACTCTGTGCACGCCGACAAGAAGTTCCTGGACAAATACATGCCCCAGTTCATGTACCATCTCCACTACAGGATCATCGACGTCAGCACCATTAAGGAGCTTTGCAG ACGGTGGTTTCCAGAGGAATACAAGCTGGCTCCCCAGAAGAAAGCGTCTCACAG GGCGCTGGGCGACATCCAGGAGAGCATCAGAGAGCTGCAGTTCTACAGAGCCCACGTGTTCAGAAGCCCTGCCGAGCAGAAGAACCTCCAGGTCACCCAGAACGGAGACGGCGACAAGACGGCGCACAACTAA